Below is a window of Clostridiales bacterium DNA.
TTCTCCGCCCGGTCCGGAAGGTAGTCGATATGCTCGCATTCGTATCCCAGGGTACGGATCACCCGCTGCAGCGCGTATGCCTGCAGAGATGAACCGTAGTTGTCATTGTGCAGGAATGTCATGATCCCGATGCGTGCCATCGCCGTTCCTCCGTCTGTCATCCTTCCCGGGTCAGGATATCCGCGATCCGTTCGCACGCGTGGCCGTCCCCATAGGGGTTCTCCGCGTGCGCCATGGCTTCGTATGCGCTCTTGTCATCCAGCAGCCGGGTAAACTCGCGGTAGATTTTCTCCTCGGATGTCCCCACCAGCTTCAGTGTGCCGGCAGCGATGCCCTCCGGCCGTTCCGTCACGTCACGCATCACCAGCACCGGTTTGCCGAGGCTGGGGGCTTCCTCCTGGATGCCGCCGCTGTCCGTCAGGATCAGGTAGCTGCGGGCCATCAGGTTATGGCAGTCAATCACTTCCAGCGGCTCAATCAGCCGGATCCGGTCGCAGCCTGCCAGTTCTGCTGCGGCAGCTTCCCGGACCACGGGATTCATATGGATCGGATACAGGGCTTTGACGTCCGGATGTTCCTCCACCACCCGGCGGATTGCACGGAACATGTTGTGCATCGGCTCACCAAGGTTTTCCCGCCGGTGCGCGGTCAGCAGGATCAGGCGGCTGCCGGAAGCCCATTCCAGCTCCGGATGCGTATAGTCCTTGCGGACGGTGGTCTGCAGCGCATCAATGACTGTGTTGCCGGTCACGTACACGGTTTCCGGCTTTTTCCCTTCCCGGATCAGGTTTTCCCGGCTCAGGGGCGTCGGAGAGAAATGGTAACGGGTCACAATACCCGTCGCCTGCCGGTTGAATTCCTCGGGATACGGGGAGAACGCGTCATAGGTGCGGAGCCCCGCTTCCACATGGCCGACAGGGATCTGCATATAGTAGCAGGTCAGCGCGGTGGCAAATGTCGTGCTCGTATCCCCGTGCACCAGCACCACGTCGGGCTTTTCCTTCTCCAGAATTTCCCGCATGCCGTTCATCACGTTGATGGTGATGTCAAACAGCGTCTGCCGGTCCTTCATGATGGCCAGGTCATACTCCGGCACCACCTGGAACGCGTCCAGCACCTGCTGCAGCATGCTCCGGTGCTGTCCGGTCACGCAGACGACCGTCTGGATTCCGTCCCGTTTCCGGAGTTCCTTCACCAGCGGACACATCTTGATCGCTTCCGGCCGGGTTCCGAACACCAGCATTATCTTTTTGTTCCCGTTGTTATTCCCTACGTTTGCCATATTGCTGCTTTCTCCGTTATTTCTGATAGATCATGCTGCGGTTGACGCTGGGGGCTTCATTCCCTTGCGGGTAAAACAGGATGTTCCCCTCCCGGATCATCACGGTTCCGGTGGATCCCGCCAGCTGCTTCTTTTCCAGCAGCAGCCGGATCAGCTTCTCCGTCAGCACCGGTCCACCGCCCCGGGTGAGGCAGTCCTTCCACAGGGTGCAGCGGCAGGACGCTTCCGTACAGCTGAATGCCCGCGGGCTTTCCTGCATTTTCCCCTTCCCGCATACCGGGCAGGTGGTTCCTTCCAGAACCGCGGCGGAAAAACCGCCCTGCCGCCCTTTTCCGCCGGTTCGTTTCCGTCTTTCATCTTCCGGGAATACCACCGCGGATGAAGCGTTCCGGGCATAATCCACCAGGAAGCTGCTCATCCTCCGGATTCCGTCCATAAACCGGCCGGCATCCTGTTTCCCGTCGGTGATATCATGCAGTGCCAGTTCCCAGCGGCCGGTCATCTCCGGGCTGGCAATCTCCGCCGGCATGATATCGATCAGCAGGACACCCTTGTCGGTCGCCTGCAGCGTTTTGCCCTTCCGGGCCGCGTAGCCGACCTTCAGCAGGCGCTCAATAATCGCTGCCCGGGTGGCCGGCGTACCGATGCCGCTGCCCTTCATCTGCTTTGCGAGCTCTTCATCGTCCAGTTCCTTGCCGGCCGTTTCCATCGCGGCCAGCAGGCTTGCGTCCGTATGCGGGGCCGGCGGCTTGGTTTTATCTTCCTTGACCGCCGCGTCCCGGACAATGCGGGTATCTCCCTCGTTCAGGGGCGGAAGCGGTCCTTCCTCTTCCTCTTCACCCTTCGCCTTTTTGCGGGCCTTCGGCGGGTTTTCGAGCGGCGGGATATCATGCCATCCGTTCACCACGATCACCTTGCCGTTGGTGCGGAAGCGGTGCTCTCCCACCTCCGTGATGATCTTTGTGGCGTCATAGTCACAGGCCGGGTAGAACGCTGCCAGCAGGCGTCTGGCCACCATATCGTACAGTTTCCGTTCATCCTCGCTGAATTTCGACATGTCCGGTTTCTTTGCCGTCGGGATAATGGCATGGTGGTCGGTCACCTTGGAAGCGTCAATGGTGCGTTTTGATACCGGAAGTTTTCCGTCCCGAAGGGCGCCCGGTACAAACTTCTGGTAGCCCTCCGGCAGCATCTTCATCGTCTGCACCACCCGGGGAATCATATCCGGCGGCAGGTATCGGCTGTCCGTCCGGGGATAAGTCAGTGCCTTGTGGGTTTCATACAGGCTCTGGGCAGTCTTCAGCGTTTTGTCCGCAGTAAATCCCAGCATGCGGTTGGCATCCCGCTGCAGGCTGGTCAGGTCATACAGCTGGGGCGGCAGTTCATGTTTCCGCACCGTTTCCGCCTGGACAACCCGGCCTTCCTTTCCTTTCACCGCACCGGCAATCGCGTCCGCCTCCGCCTTCGTTTTCAGGTGGGTATCCGGATCCAGTTCTTCCGAGAACCAGATCCCCCTGTAATCGCCGAAGTCGGCGGTCACCGTGCAGAACCCTTCCGGTTTGAAGTTCTCAATTTCCTTCCGCCGCTTAACCAGGATGGCCAGCGTCGGCGTCTGTACCCGCCCCACGCTCAGCAGTGCTTTATATCTCAGCGTAAACGCCCGGCTGGCGTTCATGCCGACCAGCCAGTCGGCCTTGCTCCGGCAGCGGGCGCTCTCGTACAGGCCGTCATAGTCGCTTCCGGGCCGGATCTGCCGGAATCCTTCGCGGATCGCCTCATCCGTCATGGAGGAAATCCACAGGCGGTCGAACGGCTTTTTGCATCCGGATTTTTCATATATATAGCGGAAGATCAGTTCACCCTCCCGCCCGGCATCCGTCGCGCAGATCAGGGAGTCTGTTTCCTTGTCGCAGATCAGCTTCTTCACCTTGCTGTACTGGCTCTTTGTGGCGCTGATCACCTTCAGCGGGATTTCCTCCGGAAGGATCGGCAGCGTATCAAAAGTCCACTTTTTCAGGTGCTCGTCCATCTCGTCCGGCTCCATCAGGGTCACCAGATGGCCGACAGCCCAGGTCACAATATACTGGTCGCCGATCAGGCATCCGTCCCCGGATGTCCTGCAGCCGATCACCCGGGCAATATCCCGGCCGACGCTTGGCTTTTCGGCAACCACGACAATCTTTCCCACGCTTCGTTTCCTCCGTTCTGGTTTTTTATTATATCATATTTTTCAGCCTTTTCGTTTCTCCCGGGCTGAATCCCGGATTGTTAACACCTTCGTAACATTTTCTTTACATTTTTGCATCAATATGCTATACTCATCTCAGCAAAAATGACCAATTCATCCCGGAAGGAGGAATTCATCGTGCGTCGCAACCGGATCCTCTGCCTGCTGATCGTGATTATAATGGCCGTCCTGGCCTGTGCCCCGGCGTACGCCCTGAAGGCCTCCACACTGTGCCGGGGATCAAAAGGAGAAAATGTCCGCCTGCTCCAGCAGGCGCTGATCAATCTCGGTTATCTTTCCGGAAAAGCTGATGGCAAATTCGGGCCGATGACCGAAGAAGCAGTCATCAGTTTCCAGAAGGCCAACAGCCTCACGGCGGACGGGCTGGCCGGGACCAAAACTCTTGCCCTCCTGCTGGGCGGGCAGTCCACGCAGGTCGTCCAGCCTGCTGTCACGGCTCCTGCTGCGCAGGCATCCGCTCCGGTTCAGGCCCCAGCGTCTTCCGCGTCTTCCCAGGTTTCTGCACCGGCTGTGTCATCTTCCTCTTCCGGCGGGCTGTTCGGCGGCGATTACTCCACCATCAGTATCGGGGACCGCGGTTCCCGGGTCAAAGCCATGCAGCAGGCGCTGATTACCCTGAAATACCTGTCCGGCAAAGCGGACGGTATTTTCGGACAGCAGACGCTCAAAGCCGTATACACCTTCCAGAGCCGGAGCGGCCTCAAACAGGACGGACTGGCCGGGAAGAAAACCCTCACCGCCCTGGAATCTGCCGTCATC
It encodes the following:
- a CDS encoding peptidoglycan-binding protein; protein product: MRRNRILCLLIVIIMAVLACAPAYALKASTLCRGSKGENVRLLQQALINLGYLSGKADGKFGPMTEEAVISFQKANSLTADGLAGTKTLALLLGGQSTQVVQPAVTAPAAQASAPVQAPASSASSQVSAPAVSSSSSGGLFGGDYSTISIGDRGSRVKAMQQALITLKYLSGKADGIFGQQTLKAVYTFQSRSGLKQDGLAGKKTLTALESAVISGSTAPQASESSSQASASSQAAQTSSSSASKPDASSAVTTASVSAPGVSSIKLLHWFNDIKPSLKNGDHLLIYDPSSGLSWTLNVLSRGRHCDCEPLTKADTDTMVQSFGGKNTWNQHGVYVKLPSGTWTVGSTHDMPHLSGSIKDNGFDGHLCVHFLRNMDEAETNDPNYGVSNQKTIRELWKRISGQEINY
- a CDS encoding DNA topoisomerase 3, giving the protein MGKIVVVAEKPSVGRDIARVIGCRTSGDGCLIGDQYIVTWAVGHLVTLMEPDEMDEHLKKWTFDTLPILPEEIPLKVISATKSQYSKVKKLICDKETDSLICATDAGREGELIFRYIYEKSGCKKPFDRLWISSMTDEAIREGFRQIRPGSDYDGLYESARCRSKADWLVGMNASRAFTLRYKALLSVGRVQTPTLAILVKRRKEIENFKPEGFCTVTADFGDYRGIWFSEELDPDTHLKTKAEADAIAGAVKGKEGRVVQAETVRKHELPPQLYDLTSLQRDANRMLGFTADKTLKTAQSLYETHKALTYPRTDSRYLPPDMIPRVVQTMKMLPEGYQKFVPGALRDGKLPVSKRTIDASKVTDHHAIIPTAKKPDMSKFSEDERKLYDMVARRLLAAFYPACDYDATKIITEVGEHRFRTNGKVIVVNGWHDIPPLENPPKARKKAKGEEEEEGPLPPLNEGDTRIVRDAAVKEDKTKPPAPHTDASLLAAMETAGKELDDEELAKQMKGSGIGTPATRAAIIERLLKVGYAARKGKTLQATDKGVLLIDIMPAEIASPEMTGRWELALHDITDGKQDAGRFMDGIRRMSSFLVDYARNASSAVVFPEDERRKRTGGKGRQGGFSAAVLEGTTCPVCGKGKMQESPRAFSCTEASCRCTLWKDCLTRGGGPVLTEKLIRLLLEKKQLAGSTGTVMIREGNILFYPQGNEAPSVNRSMIYQK
- the wecB gene encoding UDP-N-acetylglucosamine 2-epimerase (non-hydrolyzing), with amino-acid sequence MANVGNNNGNKKIMLVFGTRPEAIKMCPLVKELRKRDGIQTVVCVTGQHRSMLQQVLDAFQVVPEYDLAIMKDRQTLFDITINVMNGMREILEKEKPDVVLVHGDTSTTFATALTCYYMQIPVGHVEAGLRTYDAFSPYPEEFNRQATGIVTRYHFSPTPLSRENLIREGKKPETVYVTGNTVIDALQTTVRKDYTHPELEWASGSRLILLTAHRRENLGEPMHNMFRAIRRVVEEHPDVKALYPIHMNPVVREAAAAELAGCDRIRLIEPLEVIDCHNLMARSYLILTDSGGIQEEAPSLGKPVLVMRDVTERPEGIAAGTLKLVGTSEEKIYREFTRLLDDKSAYEAMAHAENPYGDGHACERIADILTREG